Proteins encoded by one window of Superficieibacter sp. HKU1:
- the arsD gene encoding arsenite efflux transporter metallochaperone ArsD, with translation MKTLTVFDPAMCCSTGVCGSDVDQVLVDFSADVQWLKGRGVQVERYNLAQQPMSFVQNEKAKAFLEVSGAEGLPLLLLDGETVMAGRYPKRAELARWFGITLEKVGLAPTSCCGGNTSCC, from the coding sequence ATGAAGACGTTAACGGTGTTTGACCCGGCAATGTGCTGCAGTACCGGCGTATGTGGCTCAGATGTCGATCAGGTTCTGGTTGATTTTTCTGCTGATGTGCAGTGGCTGAAAGGACGTGGCGTACAGGTTGAGCGTTACAACCTGGCGCAGCAGCCCATGAGCTTTGTTCAGAATGAGAAAGCGAAAGCATTCCTCGAAGTATCTGGAGCAGAAGGGCTTCCGCTACTGCTGTTGGACGGTGAAACTGTGATGGCAGGGCGATACCCAAAACGTGCTGAGCTGGCTCGCTGGTTCGGTATTACGCTGGAGAAGGTAGGGTTAGCTCCCACCAGCTGCTGTGGTGGTAATACTTCCTGTTGCTGA